A single Xiphias gladius isolate SHS-SW01 ecotype Sanya breed wild chromosome 22, ASM1685928v1, whole genome shotgun sequence DNA region contains:
- the kif13a gene encoding kinesin-like protein KIF13A isoform X7, which translates to MISVCKLAYLSPRIHNTVSQSFDFFAIAAFGFRVWSLKSRLECSLNRAKEARISSFPHPRIMLYFPNKLLSAEIELNTKCVVDMEDNQTVLHPPPSNAKGENRKQPKVFAFDHCFWSMDESNVPKYAGQEVVFKCLGEGILENAFQGYNACIFAYGQTGSGKSFSMMGNGEQPGLIPRLCCSLFERVHREGNEAHTFKVEVSFMEIYNEKVRDLLDPKGSRQSLKVREHKVLGPYVDGLSQLAVTSFEDIEVLMSEGNKSRTVAATNMNEESSRSHAVFSIIVTQTLYDLQSGNSGEKVSKMSLVDLAGSERVSKTGAAGERLKEGSNINKSLTTLGCVISALADQSAGKGKAKFVPYRDSVLTWLLKDNLGGNSKTAMIATVSPAADNYEETLSTLRYADRAKRIVNHAVVNEDPNARIIRELREEVEKLKVQLSQAESMKAPELKEKLQESEKLIQEMTVTWEEKLRKTEEIATERQKQLESMGISLETSGIKVGEDKCFLVNLNADPALNELLVYYLKEHTRVGADTSQDIQLFGIGIQPEHCVLELCPDGDVTLMPIGNARTCVNGTMIDSLVHLWHGDRILWGNNHFFRINLPKRKRRDRLKELERASPRESFVEADVETASEASSEQDYSYEFAQMEVIMKTLGNNDPMQNVVQVLEKQYLEEKQTALEEQRMMYERELESLRQQLSPEKTPQHHRSSSDRLTFPTHTPHSKLRLWTEERDELFRQSLSRLREQVVKANTLVREANFLAEEMNKLTDYQVTLQIPAANLSANRKRGAIVSEPAIQVRRKGKGTQVWTIEKLENKLVDMRDHYRDWKEGTEELYNKVSSKHCDPFYEAQENHNLIGVANIFLECLFHDVKLQYAVPIISQQGEVAGRLHIELMRVSGSIPERLSGGDDSSENSSESSCYEVMDTNGEIVHMAKRLTCRVRIREATGLPLNLSNFVFCQYTFWEHGEPTVAPPMVSPDRPSPRSPDAQFTVQFDHCKDYVVHVTDEFLEFISDGALAIEVWGHRCAGNGRSLWELDALEAKTQTLRDRWSEVSRRIELWISIQELNEQGEYSSVELHSGKDISTGGVFQLRQGHSRRLQVCVKPVQNSGTLPLLVEAMLSVSIGCVSARSSKLQRPLDSYQREAEEDMDSYQEEDLNCVRERWSEALIKRREYLDEQIKKIINKHEKSEEDIEREARLVEQWVGLTEERNAVLVPAPGSGIPGAPADWTPPAGMEAHIPVLYLDLNADNLTVNEQLTGPHAAGVNSILPKEHGSQFFYLPIIRHSDEEVSAVCSWDSSIHDSVHLNRVTSPNERIYLIIKATVQLSHPASMELVLRKRIAVNIYNKQSFTQSLKRRMSLKNTLYSCGVTYEIVSNIPKASEEPEERETLALMAARGDSEETQDGETYIEKYTRGVLEVENILSLERLRQAVTVKEALAAKGRHLRRSISTPNVQHSSCSKTDLTGCEDEDCKDHCDHADSSTCNPQDGSLCSTPIKSKDNQGLVPESPTFFNSSPFKVLSPQPPKFLKSLLPVKEESKAKKALEARPLLGQEQDSEDEETDVDMTLNLDRGPQDQSSFQPYIPEDFANFEIYNATLESQEGFPSSRSDLKGSRCGGGSGEREVSRSPTASTCTSGYFSHSASNATLSDMPFSASESSDHLSCTSRDPQEPLGCPAGQGCTQTKSVTPGSDSQQPPLSAVRVQDLLPHPQGSSTVSIPNCTDKQQTFPLPHNRVLSTSQEFTDFKGADDSIGESDLAHFTEGWEQEGLEKKKPDNVETCDTGNQHSSVASGIINTSYPENAICECPNNEDSDSGPVSGPNTTVVCTSVRALVSVPDKVVAPCPAQITPSASVPAPASPSLVAPSSTAPSSAPALRAGGEPPIQEPAQGDLPHGSPCPSPNPSSAEPSGDSSGDECTPVAQLPDWMAPGEQVWVGKRRGTVHYVGGVEFAKGIWIGVKLDMAVGKHNGTVQGRVYFRCPPGHGVFVKPSRLTRGPPSMDTEPQTLIR; encoded by the exons ATGATTTCTGTCTGCAAACTCGCATATCTGTCTCCTCGGATTCATAATACCGTATCACAAAGTTTTGATTTCTTCGCCATTGCTGCTTTCGGCTTCAGAGTCTGGAGCCTGAAGTCGAGACTTGAGTGTAGCTTGAACAGGGCCAAAGAAGCCAGGATTTCTAGTTTTCCACACCCGCGCATTATGCTTTACTTTCCCAACAAACTTCTCTCTGCAGAAATTGAACTGAATACAAAATGTGTCGTGGATATGGAGGACAACCAAACAGTTCTTCACCCACCACCCTCAAATGCAAAAGGAGAGAACAG GAAACAACCCAAG GTGTTCGCTTTTGACCACTGTTTCTGGTCCATGGACGAGTCCAATGTTCCCAAATATGCTG GTCAAGAGGTGGTGTTCAAGTGCCTTGGAGAGGGAATACTTGAAAATGCATTCCAGGGATATAATGCCTGCATATTTGCCTATGGACAAACAG GTTCAGGCAAGTCCTTTTCCATGATGGGGAATGGCGAGCAGCCGGGTTTAATCCCTCGACTCTGCTGCTCGCTGTTTGAGAGGGTCCACAGGGAGGGAAACGAGGCCCATACTTTTAAGGTGGAGGTGTCGTTCATGGAGATCTACAATGAGAAGGTCCGTGACCTGCTGGATCCCAAAGG GAGCCGACAGTCCCTGAAAGTTCGGGAGCACAAAGTCCTTGGTCCATATGTGGATGGTCTGTCTCAGCTGGCTGTGACCAGCTTTGAG GACATCGAGGTGTTAATGTCAGAGGGGAACAAATCTCGCACAGTTGCAGCCACCAACATGAATGAGGAGAGCAGTCGTTCACATGCTGTCTTCAGCATCATTGTCACGCAAACACTTTATGATCTACAGTCTGGG AATTCAGGTGAGAAAGTCAGCAAGATGAGTCTGGTTGACCTGGCAGGAAGTGAGCGAGTCTCAAagactggagctgctggagagagACTCAAAGAGGGCAGCAATATTAACAA ATCTCTCACCACATTAGGCTGCGTGATTTCTGCTCTTGCTGATCAGTCTGCAGGGAAGGGGAAGGCCAAGTTTGTGCCTTACAGAGACTCAGTCCTCACCTGGCTATTGAAG GACAACCTCGGCGGCAACAGCAAGACAGCCATGATAGCCACAGTGAGTCCGGCGGCTGACAACTACGAGGAGACTCTGTCCACTCTGCGCTACGCAGACAGGGCCAAGAGAATCGTCAACCATGCCGTGGTGAATGAAGACCCCAACGCTCGGATCATCAGAGAGCtcagggaggaggtggagaagctCAAAGTTCAGCTCTCTCAGGCTGAG TCCATGAAGGCTCCtgaactgaaggagaaactGCAGGAGTCTGAGAAACTCATTCAGGAGATGACTGTCACCTGGGAGGAAAAACTAAGAAAGACGGAGGAGATTGCAACT GAGCGTCAGAAGCAGTTGGAGAGCATGGGCATCTCTTTGGAAACGTCTGGGATTAAAGTGGGTGAAGACAAGTGTTTCCTTGTCAATCTAAATGCTGATCCTGCCCTAAATGAGCTACTGGTCTACTACCTGAAG GAGCACACACGTGTGGGCGCAGACACGTCTCAGGACATCCAGCTCTTTGGGATCGGGATCCAGCCGGAGCACTGCGTCCTGGAGCTCTGCCCAGACGGTGATGTCACCCTGATGCCCATAGGGAATGCCAG gACCTGCGTGAACGGAACAATGATTGATTCCTTGGTGCACCTGTGGCATGGAGACCGTATCTTATGGGGCAACAACCACTTCTTCAG GATCAATCTGCCTAAGCGAAAGCGCCGGGACCGTttgaaggagctggagagagCTTCTCCCAGAGAGAGCTTCGTTGAGGCAGATGTGGAGACTGCCAGTGAGGCCTCTTCTGAGCAGGACTACAGCTATGAGTTTGCCCAGATGGAGGTCATAATGAAGACTCTTGGGAACAATG ACCCCATGCAGAATGTGGTCCAAGTGCTGGAGAAGCAGTACCTGGAGGAGAAGCAGACGGCTCTGGAGGAGCAGAGAATGATGTATGAGCGGGAGCTGGAGTCACTGCGGCAACAGCTGTCTCCCGAGAAGACACCACAGCACCACCGCAGCAGCAGTGACCGCCTTACGTTCCcgacacacacaccacacagcaAGCTGCGACTGTGGACGGAGGAGCG ggaTGAGCTTTTTCGTCAGAGTCTTTCTCGACTCAGGGAGCAGGTCGTGAAAGCCAACACCTTGGTGCGAGAAGCCAACTTTTTGGCAGAGGAGATGAACAAACTGACTGACTATCAGGTCACCCTTCAGATTCCTGCAGCCAACCTCAGCGCCAACCGCAAG CGTGGAGCCATAGTGAGCGAGCCAGCCATCCAGGTGCGGAGGAAGGGGAAGGGGACCCAGGTGTGGACCATCGAGAAGCTGGAGAACAAACTGGTGGACATGAGAGACCACTACAGGGACTGGAAGGAAGGCACAGAGGAGTTG tataACAAAGTAAGCAGTAAGCACTGTGATCCATTCTACGAGGCGCAAGAGAACCACAACCTGATAGGAGTGGCCAACATTTTTCTGGAGTGCCTTTTCCATGATGTTAAACTGCAATATGCTGTCCCCATCATCAGCCAACAGGGGGAG GTAGCAGGCAGGTTGCACATTGAGCTGATGCGAGTCAGTGGTTCCATACCAGAGCGCCTGTCCGGGGGAGATGACTCATCGGAGAACTCCAGCGAGAGTAGCTGCTACGAGGTCATGGACACCAACGGGGAGATCGTCCACATGGCCAAGAGGCTCACCTGCAGG GTGCGGATCAGGGAGGCTACAGGCCTGCCGCTCAATTTGTCCAACTTTGTCTTCTGTCAGTACACCTTCTGGGAGCACGGCGAGCCCACTGTGGCTCCTCCTATGGTCAGCCCGGACAGACCCTCCCCTCGAAGCCCAGATGCCCAGTTCACTGTCCAGTTTGATCACTGCAAG GACTATGTTGTGCATGTGACGGACGAGTTTTTAGAGTTTATATCAGATGGAGCATTGGCCATAGAAGTTTGGGGTCACCGCTGTGCTGGGAACGGACGTTCACTCTGGGAGTTAGACGCACTAGAGGCCAAGACCCAGACTCTCCGAGACAG GTGGAGTGAGGTGTCTCGCAGGATCGAGCTGTGGATCTCCATCCAGGAGCTGAATGAGCAGGGAGAATACTCATCCGTGGAGCTGCATTCTGGAAAAGACATCAGCACAGGAGGAGTCTTCCAGCTCCGACAG GGTCACTCCAGGaggctgcaggtgtgtgtgaaaCCAGTCCAAAACTCAGGCACTCTGCCTCTGCTGGTGGAGGCTATGCTGTCCGTCTCTATTGGCTGCGTGTCAGCTCGCTCCTCCAAACTACAGAGACCGCTCGACAGCTACCAG AGAGAGGCGGAAGAGGATATGGATAGTTATCAG GAGGAAGATCTCAACTGTGTTAGAGAGCGCTGGTCAGAAGCCCTGATCAAACGTCGGGAGTACCTTGATGAACAAATCAAGaaaatcatcaataaacacg AAAAGTCAGAGGAGGACATTGAGCGTGAAGCTCGGCTGGTTGAGCAGTGGGTTGGACTGACTGAAGAGAGAAATGCTGTGCTGGTACCTGCACCTGGCAGTGGCATCCCTGGAGCTCCTGCAGActg GACGCCACCTGCAGGAATGGAAGCTCACATCCCCGTACTCTACCTGGATTTGAATG CGGATAATCTgacagtgaatgagcagctgacCGGCCCACATGCTGCAGGTGTTAATTCTATCCTGCCTAAGGAGCACGGAAGCCAGTTCTTCTATCTTCCCATCATCAGGCACAGTGATGAGGAG GTGTCGGCAGTGTGCTCCTGGGACTCCTCCATCCATGATTCTGTGCACCTCAACCGGGTCACGTCTCCTAATGAACGCATCTACCTGATCATCAAAGCCACGGTGCAGCTCAGCCACCCTGCCTCCATGGAGCTGGTGCTCCGCAAGAGGATCGCTGTCAACATCTACAACAAACAG agcTTCACTCAGAGTCTCAAGAGAAGAATGTCCCTAAAGAACACACTTTACTCCTGTGGTGTGACTTATGAGATCGTGTCCAACATACCAAAG GCCTCAGAGGAACCGGAGGAGAGGGAAACCTTGGCCCTCATGGCTGCTCGCGGTGACAGCGAGGAGACCCAGGACGGAGAAACCTACATAGAAAAATACACAAGGGGAGTTCTGGAAGTGGAGAACATCCTCAGTCTAGAGAGGCTACGGCAG GCTGTGACAGTGAAGGAAGCGCTCGCTGCTAAGGGGAGACACCTAAGAAGGAGTATCAGCACACCAAATGTACAGCAT TCTTCATGTAGTAAAACAGACCTGACAGGTTGTGAGGATGAAGACTGTAAG GACCACTGTGATCATGCGGACAGCTCCACCTGCAATCCCCAGGATGGCTCCCTTTGCAGCACACCTATCAAAAGCAAGGACAACCAAG GTTTGGTTCCAGAGAGCCCTACCTTTTTCAACTCCAGCCCCTTCAAAGTCCTCTCCCCTCAGCCTCCCAAGTTCCTCAAGTCTCTGCTGCCTGTGAAAGAGGAGAGCAAGGCGAAGAAAGCCCTGGAGGCCCGACCGCTGCTGGGACAAGAG CAGGACTCTGAGGACGAGGAGACGGATGTGGACATGACTCTGAATCTCGATCGGGGGCCTCAGGACCAAAGCAGCTTCCAACCTTATATCCCGGAGGACTTTGCAAACTTTGAGATCTACAACGCCACTCTGGAGAGCCAGGAGGGGTTTCCGTCCTCCCGCTCTGACTTGAAGGGAAGCCGGTGCGGAGGTGggagcggagagagagaggtgtccCGAAGCCCCACTGCCAGCACTTGCACTAGTGGCTACTTTTCACACAGTGCCTCCAACGCAACGCTGTCTGACATGCCTTTCAGTGCCAGTGAGAGCTCTGACCACCTCAGTTGCACCTCCAGAGATCCCCAGGAGCCCCTGGGCTGTCCTGCTGGACAAGGCTGCACCCAAACTAAAAGTGTTACTCCAGGGAGTGACAGCCAGCAGCCTCCTCTGTCAGCAGTCCGGGTCCAGGATCTGCTACCCCACCCTCAAGGCTCCTCAACTGTCAGTATTCCTAATTgcacagacaagcagcaaacaTTCCCTCTGCCTCACAACCGTGTTCTCAGTACCAGCCAGGAGTTCACAGACTTTAAAGGGGCTGATGACAGTATTGGAGAGAGTGATTTAGCACATTTTACAGAGGGATGGGAGCAGGAGGGTTTGGAGAAGAAGAAACCAGATAACGTAGAAACATGTGACACTGGCAATCAACACTCCTCTGTTGCGTCTGGTATTATCAACACATCTTATCCTGAAAATGCCATATGCGAATGTCCTAATAATGAAGACTCTGATAGTGGTCCTGTGTCCGGCCCTAACACAACTGTAGTTTGCACTTCAGTCAGAGCCCTAGTAAGTGTTCCTGACAAAGTCGTGGCTCCATGTCCAGCCCAAATAACTCCCTCTGCATCAGTCCCAGCTCCAGCATCTCCATCCCTGGTTGCTCCTTCATCTACAGCCCCATCCTCTGCCCCAGCTCTGCGAGCGGGAGGAGAACCTCCGATCCAGGAGCCAGCACAGGGAGATCTGCCCCACGGGAGTCCCTGCCCCAGCCCTAACCCCAGCAGTGCCGAGCCCTCGGGGGACTCCAGCGGGGATGAGTGCACCCCTGTAGCTCAGCTTCCTGACTGGATGGCCCCTGGGGAGCAGGTGTGGgtggggaagaggagaggaacagtCCACTATGTTGGAGGGGTAGAGTTTGCTAAGGGGATCTGGATTGGTGTGAAGCTGGACATGGCAGTGG GTAAGCACAACGGGACTGTCCAGGGCAGAGTGTACTTCCGCTGCCCCCCGGGCCACGGTGTGTTTGTCAAGCCATCTCGTCTCACCAGAGGACCGCCCTCCATGGACACAGAACCCCAGACTCTGATCAGATAG